Proteins encoded within one genomic window of Methanothrix harundinacea 6Ac:
- a CDS encoding acyltransferase family protein: MSLRMIMPEGAAEKGRLYFIDNIRSFVIVQVVILHAAVTYSGLGMWYYREAAALEPLTTLSFGIIQSFIQAYSLGLLFLVAGYFVPASFRRKGAGRFLRDRAVRLGVPALIYMLIINPAILYYVMSLSAVAPLPAPGGFYLGYLLGLQFLGGSGPMWFAIALLIFSAAYAAARLLRGDPEKRDEEKAEGAEGVEGAGGAEGAGEEATLPRHREVIALILVIAAAAFAIRLVQPIGTAVLNMQLSFFASYVALFVVGVAARRRRWLARIPYPFGIVWLKAALVGGTAFWLALFLVGIGPEGEISMINGGLRWQSAAYALWEAFFCVGACLGIVVIFRERFNSGGRLARFMADNSFAVYFFHPVILILVTAALRGFAWHPLAKFAVAAAVAVPLCFVASELVLRRIPVVGRVL, encoded by the coding sequence TTGAGCTTAAGGATGATCATGCCGGAAGGTGCGGCTGAGAAAGGCCGCCTCTACTTCATCGACAACATCCGCTCCTTCGTCATAGTCCAGGTCGTCATCCTCCACGCCGCCGTCACCTACTCGGGCCTGGGGATGTGGTACTACCGAGAGGCTGCGGCCCTTGAACCCCTCACCACCCTCTCCTTCGGGATCATCCAATCCTTCATCCAGGCCTACTCCCTGGGCCTCCTCTTCCTCGTCGCCGGCTACTTCGTCCCCGCCTCCTTCCGCCGGAAGGGCGCGGGCAGGTTCCTGCGGGACCGGGCGGTCCGCCTCGGGGTACCGGCCCTGATCTACATGCTCATAATCAACCCGGCGATTCTATACTACGTGATGAGCCTCTCGGCGGTGGCACCCCTGCCGGCTCCGGGGGGGTTTTACCTCGGATACCTCCTCGGCCTCCAATTCCTCGGCGGGTCGGGGCCGATGTGGTTTGCCATCGCCCTCCTCATCTTCTCCGCCGCCTACGCCGCGGCGAGGCTCCTTCGGGGAGATCCGGAGAAGAGGGACGAGGAGAAGGCGGAAGGAGCGGAAGGGGTGGAAGGAGCGGGTGGGGCAGAAGGGGCGGGAGAGGAGGCGACGCTCCCCCGCCACCGGGAGGTCATCGCCCTCATCCTCGTCATTGCGGCCGCCGCCTTCGCCATCCGCCTCGTCCAGCCGATCGGGACCGCCGTCCTGAACATGCAGCTCTCCTTCTTCGCCTCCTACGTCGCCCTCTTCGTCGTGGGGGTCGCCGCCCGCCGGCGGCGCTGGCTCGCGAGGATCCCCTATCCCTTCGGGATCGTCTGGCTGAAGGCCGCCCTCGTCGGCGGGACCGCCTTCTGGCTCGCCCTCTTCCTCGTCGGGATCGGGCCGGAGGGCGAGATATCGATGATCAATGGCGGCCTGCGCTGGCAGAGCGCGGCCTACGCCCTCTGGGAGGCCTTCTTCTGCGTGGGGGCCTGCCTCGGCATCGTCGTCATATTCCGGGAGCGGTTCAACTCCGGCGGGAGGCTTGCCCGGTTCATGGCGGACAACAGCTTCGCCGTCTACTTCTTCCACCCGGTGATCCTGATCCTCGTCACCGCCGCGCTGCGGGGATTCGCGTGGCACCCCCTCGCCAAGTTCGCCGTGGCGGCGGCGGTGGCGGTGCCGCTGTGCTTTGTGGCGAGCGAGCTGGTGCTGAGGCGGATTCCGGTGGTGGGGAGGGTTCTGTGA
- a CDS encoding Dph6-related ATP pyrophosphatase, whose translation MRRDPGKEADLAGEAIAVASWTGGKDGCLAAYRAMEAGVKVGYLLSFWNRGREGAHEVKAALLAAQAESMGLPLIRTGFFSYEEEFKRIVRQLDEAERGRGRRIGTAIFGHIKTHDALVLRISADLGIEPMMPIWMMDSEEVIGELLASGFEAAIVAVRSDLLGDEWLGRRIDGSFVSELKALDPSIDPCGENGEFHTLVLDGPIFENSLRIEEAEAVSRGMLRFLDIKEFAVEEKGGRVR comes from the coding sequence ATGAGGAGGGATCCGGGGAAGGAGGCCGACCTGGCGGGAGAGGCCATCGCCGTCGCCTCCTGGACCGGGGGGAAGGACGGGTGCCTTGCCGCCTACAGGGCGATGGAGGCGGGGGTGAAGGTGGGTTACCTCCTCTCCTTCTGGAATAGAGGCCGGGAGGGGGCCCACGAGGTGAAGGCCGCCCTCCTCGCCGCCCAGGCGGAATCGATGGGGCTGCCCCTGATCCGGACCGGCTTCTTCTCGTACGAGGAGGAGTTCAAGCGGATCGTTCGCCAGCTCGACGAGGCCGAGAGGGGCCGGGGAAGGAGGATCGGGACCGCCATCTTCGGCCACATAAAGACCCACGACGCCCTCGTCCTCCGGATCTCTGCCGACCTCGGCATAGAGCCGATGATGCCGATCTGGATGATGGACTCTGAAGAGGTCATCGGGGAGCTTCTCGCCTCCGGCTTTGAGGCGGCGATCGTCGCGGTCCGGTCCGACCTCCTCGGCGACGAGTGGCTCGGCCGCCGGATCGATGGAAGCTTCGTCTCGGAGCTGAAAGCCCTCGACCCCTCCATCGACCCCTGCGGCGAGAATGGCGAGTTTCACACCCTAGTCCTCGACGGCCCCATCTTCGAAAATAGTCTCAGAATCGAGGAGGCGGAGGCGGTCTCTCGAGGGATGCTCCGGTTCCTCGACATAAAGGAGTTCGCCGTCGAGGAGAAGGGCGGCCGGGTCCGATGA
- a CDS encoding winged helix DNA-binding protein, translating to MKGGPELFFLRDKPAMALLAIRELDPAYVSAVAKAIDSTVPHTLKVLAAMEGMGLVTSEPEGRIRRLALTPRGDRAAAALSGLIDALQDDPQRRRLARMEEAVSAARGLPAEEEALRIGPLRRDLAKLLAAEGEEVREAAGALDRRIVSTLEGGG from the coding sequence ATGAAGGGGGGGCCTGAGCTCTTCTTCTTGAGGGATAAGCCGGCGATGGCCCTCCTCGCCATCCGGGAGCTGGACCCCGCCTACGTCTCCGCCGTCGCGAAGGCGATCGACTCGACCGTCCCCCACACCCTGAAGGTCCTGGCGGCCATGGAGGGGATGGGCCTCGTCACCTCGGAGCCGGAGGGGAGGATCCGGAGGCTCGCCCTGACGCCCCGGGGGGATAGGGCGGCGGCGGCGTTGTCGGGGCTCATCGACGCCCTCCAGGACGACCCCCAAAGGAGGAGGCTCGCCCGGATGGAGGAGGCGGTCTCGGCGGCCCGGGGGCTGCCGGCGGAGGAGGAGGCGCTCCGGATCGGGCCCCTCCGGCGGGATCTGGCGAAGCTTTTGGCCGCCGAGGGGGAGGAGGTCCGAGAGGCGGCCGGGGCCCTCGACCGAAGGATAGTCTCCACCCTGGAGGGAGGAGGGTGA
- a CDS encoding phosphoribosylaminoimidazolesuccinocarboxamide synthase, protein MERKPLRKGSVKEVYDLGRELEFRFTDRISVFDKVIPTLIPHKGETLCREGVHWFNRAKRMGIKTHFEEFLPPNGMLVKKVDVIQPEDIGPGSRNYLIPLEVICRWYAAGSIFDRLVTGKVGPEELGFPGGHKVEYGEPLPDPFIEVSTKLERVDRLLDRGEALKLAGITPQEYEAICETVLRIDEDIRREVEPRGLIHVDGKKEFAFDGDRELMVIDVFGTADEDRFWDRAKYQEGEFVDLSKEHVRQHYRRTGYKDRLYGARDKGEAEPDIPPLPEEVVATTSEIYIRLFEMITGEKFESSG, encoded by the coding sequence ATGGAAAGGAAGCCTCTGAGGAAGGGCTCGGTCAAGGAGGTCTACGACCTCGGCCGGGAGCTGGAGTTCAGGTTCACGGACAGGATATCCGTCTTCGATAAGGTGATCCCGACCCTCATCCCCCACAAGGGGGAGACCCTCTGCCGGGAGGGGGTCCACTGGTTCAACCGGGCGAAGAGGATGGGGATAAAGACCCACTTCGAGGAGTTCCTCCCCCCCAACGGGATGCTGGTCAAGAAGGTCGACGTGATCCAGCCTGAGGACATCGGGCCTGGATCCAGGAACTACCTGATCCCCCTGGAGGTGATCTGCCGGTGGTACGCGGCGGGATCGATCTTCGACAGGCTCGTCACCGGGAAGGTCGGCCCCGAGGAGCTGGGCTTCCCCGGGGGGCATAAGGTCGAGTACGGCGAGCCCCTCCCCGATCCGTTCATCGAGGTATCGACGAAGCTGGAGAGGGTGGACAGGCTCCTCGACCGGGGCGAGGCGCTGAAGCTCGCCGGCATCACCCCCCAGGAGTACGAGGCCATCTGCGAGACGGTCCTCAGGATCGACGAGGATATAAGAAGAGAGGTGGAGCCCCGGGGGCTCATCCACGTCGATGGGAAGAAGGAGTTCGCCTTCGATGGTGATAGGGAGCTGATGGTGATCGACGTCTTCGGGACCGCCGACGAGGACCGGTTCTGGGACAGGGCGAAGTATCAGGAGGGGGAGTTCGTCGACCTCTCCAAGGAGCACGTCCGCCAGCACTACCGGAGGACCGGGTACAAGGACCGGCTCTACGGGGCCCGGGATAAGGGAGAAGCGGAGCCCGATATACCGCCCCTCCCCGAGGAGGTCGTCGCCACCACGAGCGAGATATACATCAGGCTCTTCGAGATGATCACCGGGGAGAAGTTCGAGAGCTCCGGATGA